Below is a genomic region from Onychostoma macrolepis isolate SWU-2019 chromosome 15, ASM1243209v1, whole genome shotgun sequence.
GATCAATGTGATCTTATGTGTCAATGTCTGATCATTTTGTCACACTACTCTACCTTAAACCTTGAAAGACttgaaagacagaaaaaaaataaataaataacatggcaataaaaaaaacatagcaAAAGTGGGAGAACTCACAGGACTGTCAGCTGCTTAGTGTAGCAAAAATGATATGTTAGCAGGCTGTTAATCATAGCCAACATGCATTAAGATTTTACTAGCACACTGGTTTTTAATCCAGGTCCTGGCATGTTAAATAAGTTGCTTATATGTTTTAGCATTTAGCTAAGCATTGCTATCACGTTCTTCAATGATCGTGAGAAAATTAAAagcttaaatgtttttttttttgttaaaaaaagttttcttttaaacatttgCATGCTAAATTAAGTATTTGACTAGATGTGAGATTTGAAGCAAAcgagtagaaaaaaaaattgatatcCAATGTCTGATTTGAATTAAGCATGGCATGATGATGGCATTCAAGTTTTTACATATCAACATCTTAGGAAAAAATGGTTGTTAGCATGAGCTGCCCTTATTCAGAGAAGAGTCTTAATCTGTTTATATGTAAATCAATGAATTACTGTAATCAGCCAAAAATAAATACGGCTAAGacaaacacactgtaaaaaaatttaaagtaaaaaaacagtgaaatatttggcagcaCAGGGTGCCAAATATTTACCATTAATGGAAATAACGGTTAAAgaacgtttttttaaaaacggtCAATGAATGGCAGAAgcagctgccaaacaaaaactgtaaaattaaagtacaacatcctttttttttactttacaggtATTCTctgtgaaattattttttttgcagttaacaACAGCACACGTGCAAAAACTAATAACTACCACTACATCAACAACTCCACAGTtactgcttttaaacaaaactaCATTCAGCATAACAGATTTCTTGGTCTTCTCCTGGACTGAAGCACAGACTctactcttcagcacaatggtgacccacaaaacacagacaacagAAATCCTTTAAATCCCAAAAGAACATTAATCtagatctcagcatcttcacttattacaaaccagtctgactttatttctttcatacaaaacttcttattgagaattaacagaggtttagatgttgatgttttattgaaattaatcaagtttgaagtcaccattgCGGAGATAAgcatttgctttagttgggcttctgACTCTTCACttattaacaatgttttttctctggctgctgtaactgtgtgtttCTGAAGCACATTTGTTACAGCAAAATCTACAAGAAAAATGTTGATCAGATGAAGTGGTTCACGTACTGATGATGGTCTTGTCATTGTATAGTGGCCTAACTAACTCATCAGAAGTGTCTGAacatattaaatttattaattttgttttgttgtagtGTTACAATTTTATTGCTTGAAATGTGGCCCTGCTTTGATATTTTAAGGGTTGCAAGGTATTTCGAAAAAGTTATCTAGATAAGAGCACGTAGagtcacagacatcaagaatctgCATATGAACCACAACAATGGTAACAATctacaaaatattcagatcagctctgatcgtcacaaaacaagctttttgttgattgtcactaTTGTTGAgtttcatgtgctgattcttgatgtttctgTTAATCAAAACGCTTCCATTCAAGACACTTTCTAAATAATGATTAAAGAAAAGAATCTCTGACTGTCTTAACATCACAAGAACGCTGCATAAAAAaaaccaaatgaaaaaaaaaaaagtttaatgctGACATAATCTGAGACAATACTCACAATGTGATCAGGCTACTATATGACGATTAACTCATCACCAATAAATAACCAGATTTATATGATCAGAGTTTTCGCTAGTAATTTTTTGCTAGCAAAGTCACAGCAGCCAGAGAAAAGCTGATGTTATAAAGTGAAGAGTcagaagcccaactaaagcaaacgcttatctccacaatggtgatttcccagtcaacaatttgatctcacagtgatctcaccatgatctcacaggatactcgtgatgaggtcacaatgtgaggtaacagtgagctaaaagtgtaacctcacagcgccctcactgtgtgctcatactaaagtgaggtcaaagtgcactcactgcacagatactaggtacccagcatgcattgcaacatgaaacttttgattgtcaccattgttgagattcatacactgattcttgatgtctctctttgtttttaaataagaggatagttaataatgtttgtgtcttatgcttttatCCTTCATAATTGATGAGACTGCTGGgtcctatactgtataatcacagagcttttatatttagaaactgttgattaataaaacctcaccaagactgcatattgAGTGTAGGTGACGACTgtgttatcatcaataacaaaccagtatcacctggttgcagtctctttttggtttttcttgccataacaaatgtgctttacaaacacagttacagcagccccaaaaatatataacattataaagtcaagggtcaagagctcaactaaagcaaacactactcaccacgatggtaacaTATGTTTCACTTGcatcttataacagaaatctgttagctgggcgtgcactcatgagctcatcatgtgagagcactgtgatatctctgtgatagtgttgagaaacaggaagtagaatgtcccccagcgactgatatttgagctgcctcctctcaacctgctcaacattttgagttcacaatgagctcatatattactcacactgtgaggatcaccgtatgagaatggtgtgatgtcactgtgatcatcgcgtgacctcacgtgttgactgggttcaaactttattattttcaataaaacattgacatctaaacctctgttaagttttgtatgaaatgaataaagtcagactggtttgtaataagtgaagatgctgagatctagagatctgttagtgtttaatgttctgtTGCTGCCAGACATGTGACGTTTCATTaattcattagttaattagttaattttacagtgaaggtgtttgattgttcatttacaggaatttcataaattattacagTGTTGTCAGCTTGTTTAAATAagcatattttactttaattttaaggttttagtttggcaccctgtgctgccagtcatttgaccgttttttgtcttttgtttttcagtgaaggtgtttgatcataaaaattcaggaaatacctgtaaaataacagtgtttgtcagattatttaaataaggatattttactttaattttatggtttttgtttggcagctatTGCTGCCAGTCACTTGACCATTTAATCATCTAacggttttgttattttattaattacagattatttttgtaattttacatacatttgtttttaatttaagaaaacagaaaatgtactgtataaaaatacagtagtttttctgtattaaaaacgtgaattattgtaatttgtcattaatgtcataatCCTTCAAATAACAGCCAAGTAGTTAATTCAGAGATAATTTTACAGAGTTTTGActgcaattcaaaataaaagaaaacaacctgaaaaaaaaaatcacagttattttccataaaacctttttttttttttttacagtgcacctTTATCGATGTAACATCAGGCTGAGAGTTTAAAGTAAACTCATTTATTGAATGCAATACTTCATGTGTGGTGTATCGGTTGGAGAGTCCATGTGGTTGTTTTTACATAGGGATGACTAAGAGGAAATTTAAACCGAGATTAGCAGAAGATAAGAATGCTATACAAATCTGTAATCCTCAATACCCCATGGCCTTATACTATAGAGATAAAATCATGGTAATCCTAGTAAATTGAAAATAGTTGAGCATGTTCCAAGGTCAATAAAGGGAGGAGATGGGATAAAGTTATAACAGATAGAGTTTTTCTGTATCAATACATTGAAGGCAACTCGCTTCCCAGGTTTAAATGGTATATtagatttttcacttttttttgtaactttttttgtaaattgtttttttagatctatgttgtattttatgatattatgtttttaattttatgagttgtttttaatataaagccATGTGagaataattaaacattaaattaaaaaaaatgtaataatttaaaaacccGCATCCAAAGAGCACCAATTTATGGACTTTATACCCAGtataattttttgcatatttttgatGTATAAATACGACACCTTTCATTTCAGTGTCACCATTGTCGGTGATGGAGATTTTCCGGTCCTTTTCTCGCAATTTTCCATCCACCACATCTGTTTTAACCTGTCCAAGTGTCTGCAACAACTGCATGGTGTCAAAAGAGTTGTCTCCCACCTCTTTTAACAACTCCAACACCTgcatacataaaacacacataTTAAAAAACAACCTCTTAAACCAAAAAACTGCTAGTCACACAATAGATGTTTTGCTCTTTTTTCAGTCagcctttaaaatatattcatctCCAGAATAATGTAGTCAATATGAAtttaaacaaatgcattttgaaatcgGATGTAGCGGTTTATGATTACATGAAAATTGTAAGATAAAAGCtaaactgaatgaatgattgaggcatttatatagctcTTTACTATGTACTATTGtacccaaagcactttacaatcataTCAAAAGATTGATATGAAAAAGACTTGTACCTCTCTGCAGTAAAGCTTCTGAAATGTGCTGCTGAATCAGATCTTTGCTGCCACATTTCTAAAAATCAAACTCTATTTGAAGTTTCAAATATGTAGATGTTGATACTACCCATCAGTCAGAGTTGATAGTGATAACCTAATGATTTGCTtcataactataaaaaaaaaaaaaaacttaacttaataaaatgcaaatacttttaattaatCTGATTAATCTaccaattaaaatataattaaaataaacaatttacacCCTGTATGCACAGTGATCAATGTGACTCGACAAAACTGGAACACAGACATTATAGACATCACACAGTAAGGGGGGGGGGTCTTTCCCAGAATCTACACAAGAACAACGATCAACCGAACAACACACCTTTAGGCACTTATAACTCTTCAGCTCACTGAGGTTCTCCTCCAGAAACAGCAGATACAGTGCTTGATCATCCCAGGACACCTGCCCAAACTGCATTACCCCTATTGTGGGTAACATCTCGTAAGGTTTCAAGAACCCCGTGGTCCTTCTGAACGGAACCAACATGGCGTACAAGCACAATGGCAACAGCAGCAAATACACACAAAGATTGATGTAGCTCAGGAGCTGAAAGATGCCCACGGCAACTAGCTTGCACTGCATGGCAGGAGGTACTGAGGAGTCGTTGATAACAACTCCAGTTCGGATGTCACATTGAAACTCATCTGTGATGGAGAGACGGATGTAATAGCAAAGGTAGATGCAGGCTAGCATTAGGGCCAAGAAAGTGATGAAGCGGCAGAtgaggtatcggatcagtaatCCTCGAGAGAAGCGTTTGGTCTTCAGGTACTGTTCCACCAGAGGATATTTAAAGCAGCTCTCGGTAAGATCTCTCACAgagctaaagaaaaaaaaaaggatttaaatGTTATGGGTGTGTAAAAGGAATTGGTATGATTGGTGAGAGATTAaggtgaaaagaaaaaaggttgtGAAAAAGTATGGAAACATCCTGATGGGAGGTTAGTTTGTGCACGTGTGTATGTATTTCAATAACTCCCACAGAGTGAAACCATGTGACAGCCCGGTGTGCTCTGTAAACCCAGTCACCCTGCAAGCATGCCAAGAAGAACTGTCAGACATGTTCTCTGCTCCTTGTGTGCATGTCCAGTTTACCTGTGTGAGCCCATGTGGACTGACTCTGTGTCCCGTCTTCCTGCCGTGTAAAGGCATTTAGACAGTTTGATGGCTCTGTTATAGGTACGGTCCAGTTCTTCCATTATAAAGGTCAGATCAGAAGAAAGCACAGGAGCTCCTGTGAACCGCCAATACAGCGCTGGCAAGTAAACTGACACTGCCACCAGCAACAGCACATAAGGGAAAAACTGCAGAGAGAGGGGAGAGAAGTGCATTTTAGGGGCTAAGTTGTTCTACAACAGAGTGCTACACATGGATGGGTGAACCGCTAATATTTGATGTAACGGGTggaataatatttatgtgtCAGGTGCTATGCGGGTCGGACGGGTGACAGGCACGGGCGGGTTGCATGTCCAATAGCCAAGACTATTTCTCTAAATCCTGTACACAGTCTGAAGACCGTTAAAGGCTTTTACAGCGCGATTTGCAGCACTGAGAACTATAACTATAccactgattgacagctgtagtGATTATATGaaagggagcgctctttgctcGCTTTCTGTTTAATCAATTCACCATTTGAATAAAACTTTTAGCTTATTTTTCATGCCTCTAAAAAGAGGACAAATGTTCATGTATACAAAGCAGAGTATGCGCTATTTGTCAAAATAGATTGTTAACATGATTTAcgcatattttaatatagtttttttacaCAATGGATGtcacgctctctctctttctccccttttttttttttgttgtaaacaaGTTGGGCTGTGTGTCTGTTAATTGTTCTTAAATGCATTAGCTCAGAATGCCTAGTGGTTATTGCTTGTgttacatgaaaaaataaatgagtttTGTCTACTACATGTAGTCACAGTTTTTATGTAAATGAGTCAGGTTTGGGTACAGAATTATATTAGCATTGCTGTCAGATAACAGGTTGGATGTTCTGTTAATTACTGCGGGTGCAGACTGGGCGCCGGTTTATCAAACATACTCCATGCAGGACTCTTTCCTACAATACATTCATGATTTTCTTCCaattattttttggaaaaattattctttattattgtttgaagtgaataaaacttaatttctttatGAAGCCTCTTTAGACTTCTAAATGTTTGGAGACAATCATTATTTTAGCAATTTATGTGCTAAAAATgcacacacttcacctttaagcaaccagagaaaaaaagaaaaaaaaaatcagtttgttaTTGTATCAGCTTTTGCATATCCTCACACAAACTTCAGAGATTTAATCTGACTGTTATCACTTTGCAATTGCATTGGTAAATAAAGAAGTGTTATATCAATCACAAGTTCAATATGGAGTGCCACAAGGCTCTATTTTAGGACCTATGTTTAAGTTAGTTTTAATTGTTATGTTGAGGATACACAGCCTGATATTTCCTCAAGGCCTCATAAAATCTTCCAATTCTCTGAAGTAATGGACTGTATACATAATATTTAAAGCTAGGATACTAGTCATTTTGTACAGCTTAActccaaaaaagaaaacaaaagaggaaaaaaggcATTACTAATTGGACTGAAAACCTCCAAACTTAAGACTTGGAACACAACCTGTCTTGCCGAAAAAGTTAAACCACATTAATAAtctataataatgtaataatctataataatataacacaCTCCCTTGAATCTCCAACTTAAATCCCTTAAGGGATTGTAATGCTGTTGCTTGTAATACAATTAAGTGATTACGTTTGATACATAATACTGTTTCATCTTACTCATTCATAAAGTATGCGACTTGCTTTGTTCCTGAAAGAATGAGTCCTTCAGACTAACTGATTAATCCGATTTTTTTGATAATCTTACATCCTCCACACAGTATTTTAGGTTCCGTCTGGGACAGAGGAAGtcttatttagatatttaactGCAGCAAGCcaactgatctgccacttaacatcgcaataataattaataatttgtaataattcgtatcatattgagcaaaacccaacGCAACAGTTTATCTACAAAAATAGCCTAATTTCAGTTAACACATAGGCTTGCAGTCAGTGGACCAAAGCACTGTGAGGCAAGGAAGGGGGACTCAAAACTATTCTAaacttaaaacactttttttttttgtcctatttGCATTTGTATTGCTTTATCActatattatttacaatacacagcatggtttttaaatgatattttcagACAACCCTCAGATGGGGGCCTTCACCTATGCATGAAAAGACAATACCAAACAGGGAACTAAGGAATCTGAGGGCACGTTAAAAAAGTGTGAGAGCATGTTATAGGCTATACGACGTTATAATCAGATATGACAGTGTTAATGCAACATGCATCGCCGCAGATGCGTAGCTGAGTATCTCTTCAGCCAGCCGCGCAAACTGCcacaaataaaactgaaagtacactcaacacacaatcatcttcattaaaagtagtaaAACTAACTTATCTTTCCAGTGCTTATGCCACTCTCTCTCCTATTGTGGTCTTTGATCttgaaattaaatgatgatGAATAACATGCAACGCATATCTGTCGCTTTAGTTGACGTGAACTCCATTAAATTTGCATATAGCAAGGGAATTAAAGATCGGATTTAAATCCATTTTGTGGAGACACATTTATGTGGCCAGGTGTAAATGGAAGCATTttaacaaatgtgaccctggtccacaaaaccagtcttaagtgtcaatttttcgaaattgagatttatacataatctgaaagctgaataaataatctttccattgatgtatggttatgttatgatcggacaatatttggccgagatacaactatatgaatatctggaatctgagggtgcaaaaaaatctaaatattgagaaaatcgcctttaaaattgtccaaatgaagttcttagcaatgcatattactaatcacaaattaagttttgatatatttacggtaaaaaatttacaaaatatcttcatggaacatgatctctacttaatgtcctaatgatttttggcataaaataaaaatggataattttgacccatacaatgtatttttggctattgctacaaatataccccagcaacttaagactggttttgtggtccagggtcacaaataagatAGATATCCGATCAGAGAAAAtgcatgaagtgaccaggtgaAAACAGGTCCTATGATTTGATAATCGTACCAAGCAATATCataagtttgattttatttcaatatatcaTTGTGCAGCCCTTGTACAAAATTGTTTAATAATGTATGTCATTTTCACTTATGCCTTATCCATGGATTGCTTGACTTCTGGAATTTCAGCGATTACAGAACAAGCGTAAATTGTAAtggagcatttaaaaaaaattaaaactgattaATTTGAATAATCGTGACAGCTCTGGACTACAATACTAAGGAGAACCCAGTaaaaattgttcaaatattttatgGTTTACCTTATGCAGCCATAGTGGCAGGCCTCCTGTGTCCTGCGTTTGCACTGCCGCCCAGCAGAACGAATCCACGTAAGCAGCCTGACGCCATGAGAACTTTGTGGGGGAGAAACAACTAATCTGTGTACCTAAGGAAAAGAGAATCAGACTTTTTAGACTTATGCATCTTTTTCTTTAAAGCTTGAAGTTGGTCACTATTCACTGTCATTATATGGATGAGCACAAGCACGACATTGTTTCAAATTTCCCCTTTTGTGGTCTGGAAAAGAAAGATGATACAGCATTAGAACAACACCAGGGGGGGAAAATAATggctttttattttggggtggaaCACCCTTTAAGCTGTAAAACAAAATTCATTaagcctaaattaaatttgctcatcatataaagcgatcgagtctcttcagaaaatttgGACTAAACTGCTCAATTCATATGGAATAGTTTTTATGATTACATCGTGAACTTTATGAAGCGTCAAACTGGTATTTACTCAGACTGTCAAAGGAGGGACCAAAATCGCTCAGATTccaataaaaatatcttaatttgtgttctgaagattaACGAAAGtcctacaggtttggaacaaaatgagtgtgagtaaatgatgacagaattttcatatttgggtgaactatccctccAGCCAAATCAATGCAAATCTACCAATTTTCATAACGTCACTGTGGATGTCAAAATTTAAGTACatgtaattagagtaagttacattttacaacACTCATAATTGGACTacaattactttttattgattacatattatttcacacattataaataaattaatcatttattgaTTTTCTCCAATTcctattttttatcttttaaatgttcctttctaCAATAGTCTACTGTTTATATACACTCAGAAacttccagttttgtggacattcacaaaGAGATCAGTCATTATTCAGGTGGCGACAGAGGATTTGACCactgatttacaaaaatcatttcaggtttaagtgtttcaacattgcatcaactactgatgaacacattcatttttatttgaattatcactcagtaggttatttaaccatgtattattgggagccttttgtctttcaaactcattaaaatgcacaaattctcaTTATTTCTAATTTGCAGACATTctcaaactttttgtcatctgaacctcattcacctaatatattaaaggggtggtcaaTCAGCGACTGATTGACGGTTCTCTAACATTGGTTAATGGCCAtatggcatgcaggtaaacataaaatagttaatcttttttagtaagtgtatgatttattttaatttgacatttttatgatttaattacttGTTAgcctttcattaaactcataaaccccctgcagttcctaaaccccagtttgggatACCTTGAGGTAATATAACGTTTAACGCACTTAATGTTGTTAATTATAATGAAAGGAATATATTTTGtcactctttgtatttttacatcattatggtacatattttacatcattatgaAATAGGATTATcatgtttaaatcaatgtgacaaacaagttaggtcaaaagtaatcaaaaaagtaattgattatattacctaaaatgtgtaatgtaacggattacgttactgatTACAATTtgtgtcatgtaatttggaatcggtaacagattacaatttgtaagtaatctacccagctctgtttatatatatatatatatacacacacacacacacacacacacacacaggtgcatctcaataaattagaatgttgtggaaaagttcatttatttcagtaattcaactcaaattgtgaaactcgtgtattaaataaattaaatgcacacagactgaagtagtttaagtctttggttcttttaattgtgatgattttggctcacatttaacaaaaacccaccaattcactctcaacaaattagaatatggtgacatgccaatcagctaatcaactcaaaacacctgcaaaggtttcctgagccttcaaaatggtctctcagtttggttcactaggctacacaatcatggggaagactgctgatctgacagttgtccagaagacaatcattgacacccttcacaaggagggtaagccacaaacattcattgccaaaaaagctggctgttcacagagtgctgtatccaagcatgttaacagaaa
It encodes:
- the panx1a gene encoding pannexin-1a; its protein translation is MAIAHAATEYVFTDFVLKEPASENRYKGIRLDLALDKMVTCVAVGLPLLLISLAFAQEVSVGTQISCFSPTKFSWRQAAYVDSFCWAAVQTQDTGGLPLWLHKFFPYVLLLVAVSVYLPALYWRFTGAPVLSSDLTFIMEELDRTYNRAIKLSKCLYTAGRRDTESVHMGSHSSVRDLTESCFKYPLVEQYLKTKRFSRGLLIRYLICRFITFLALMLACIYLCYYIRLSITDEFQCDIRTGVVINDSSVPPAMQCKLVAVGIFQLLSYINLCVYLLLLPLCLYAMLVPFRRTTGFLKPYEMLPTIGVMQFGQVSWDDQALYLLFLEENLSELKSYKCLKVLELLKEVGDNSFDTMQLLQTLGQVKTDVVDGKLREKDRKISITDNGDTEMKEISPLLQDGGLKNHEDEKVVRQRVI